One window from the genome of Terriglobia bacterium encodes:
- a CDS encoding 2-dehydro-3-deoxyphosphogluconate aldolase, which yields MKTKQEVRELITEVGIVPVVRGASAEQAMMAVEAIILGGIPIVEITMTVPGAIGVIREIARTMDSSVVVGAGTVLDEATAQRCLEAGAEFLV from the coding sequence ATGAAGACAAAGCAGGAAGTGCGGGAGCTGATAACGGAAGTAGGGATCGTCCCGGTGGTGCGGGGGGCCTCGGCCGAACAGGCGATGATGGCGGTGGAGGCGATCATTCTCGGAGGGATACCGATTGTGGAAATCACAATGACGGTGCCGGGGGCGATCGGGGTCATTCGGGAAATCGCCCGGACCATGGATTCGAGCGTGGTGGTGGGGGCGGGCACGGTGCTGGATGAAGCGACGGCGCAGCGGTGCCTGGAGGCGGGGGCGGAGTTTCTGGTGA